Genomic window (Blastocatellia bacterium):
CTACTTGTGCTATTGTTGGTGGAATTGTTGCTTTAAGTGCTGGTCAAAAGTCTATACCTAAAGATTGGCTATGTTCTAGGGAAGCCTTACCAAATTGGCCTTTTAGAGATAGTTAAGAATTAAATTCTATAAAAATACTTATCAGAATATACTATTAGATTTAGAAAAGTAATATCGACTAAATTGATCTTGTTGGCCTCTAGCAAAGCCTGTACAAACCAAACCTTTATCAAACATTGCTTGAAAGTCTTTACGGACTCTTAAGCGCCATTCTTTAGTTACAGCCAAGCTATCACCACGAATTATGGAAATATCTGTCGGGATTTCTACGTAAGGAGAACTTAGATCAATTGCTGGGTTTTCGCCTTGGATAGCTTTTTCTACTCGCTCGCTATCTACCCACCATTCAGCCTTTAGCCGATCGGACTCAATCCCTGCATCAAAAATGCTAGTGTTTCCTGTACCATAAAAATTTACTTTGTATTCTTTAACAATACAGCCAAGTTTATTGATATTAAAATGTGCATTAAGTGAGCGCAAAGGGTCAAAAGTCCAAGTTACTTTTTTGAATTGGCGTTTAATTGCTTCTATTCTTTGCCAAAGTTTTAGTTCTCGTCCTAATCCGCTATTGCGATATTCAGGCACGACGGCTAGCATATGAGAGTAATAAATAGGCTGATTTTGTGGGTCAACACCAGCAAAGGAATGTAAAAAGGCTAGTAATTCATTATTTTCAGTAAATGCCCCTATTAAAAAACCTCCGCTATTTTGTGAAATTATATAAATTCGTGCAGGAGTAATTTCAAGATCTGTTGTGTGCCAAACCTTACGTTGCAACTCCATGCATTTTTCATAATCTTCAAAGTTTTCACAACGTCGGATGGTATAATCAGGGACAGACATAAGTTATTATCCATTAATATATTAGCGATTTTGATTTGTACCAAAAGAACCTATTCCAGACAGCGAGAAGGAAAAACTTACTCGTGTTTCGCTAAAACCATTAACATTTATTGTAGTTAGATTTAGCTCAACGCTTCCACAATCACAGGCATAGCCAAAATATGAAGTTGATCGTCGTAAACCTGCACGAGTACGAACACCTGTAATAGTGTCTATTCTATCAGTAAAATCATAGGTAAATGTGCCACCACCATAGTAGCCACGGGCCTCATTACCAAGAGAAATACCTGTCACCAAAAGACTTCCTGGAAATGTTCCTGGCTCAATTTGTCCTGGCGCGGTTTGAAGTGAAGAAATCTTAAAATATCTTTGTGAAATACTAAAATTACGTTGTGAATAAGAAGTTCCTATTGAAAAATTTCTTACCTTATTGCGCTCAGTGTCATAATCCATACGCATATCAGCCGAAATTGTATTTAATGGACGATAGCGAACATTAACATTAAGTGGTGAAAAATCCCGTCTTTGGCTACCAAAAGTAAACCCAGAAAGCGTATTGATTGGGAAAAACTGGTTTCTTACACCTGGTTTTAACGCTCCTCCAAAATCAGGGTCAAAGAAATATTTTTGTGTTAAAGCAATACTTAAAACTTCGTGTGTATTAATACGTCCATCACTTGTTTGCTTAGGCACAAAGAATCTATTAATAACACCATATTCTATTTCATTAGTATTAGCTACTGTATCACGTTCATCAAAACGAATAATTTGAGCAAAATTATCTACACCGCTAATTTTATGATAAGTAAAAGTTGGCTCAATAACATGCTTAAATTTGGGTGAACCATCGCTATTAGTATAAATTTTGGATAAAGAAGGAGGGCGGATATTTAATGAAAATTCAGCATATTTACGAAAAATATTATCTGGGCTAAGTTGATTACGTGAAATAGAAGGTACTAAGGGAATATCGGGCGAAATAGTTCTTAAACTACTAGTGTAGTAAGTAGAGCGCAAACTAAATTCAGGTCTAATTATCCAGCCAGCTAGATCAGGGACTACCAAAGTAAGTTTTGGTGACATGTCAAAGCGTTGGACAATGCTTGGAGTAATAAAAGTTATTGCTTGATTAAGACGTTCACGTCTATATAAACCTTCTATAGCGGTGTTAAATGATAGATAAAGCGGTAGGTTAGCCACTTGTTGCCCATAACCTGTAAGCTCTAATGAGGGTAAGTGACGCACTGTTACATCAGTATTTCTATCTGAAAGAGGATCCAGAAAAGCACCATTATTAAAAACCGTGTCCGATTTACCTTCTGCTAACATATTAAAACTATAATTAGCACCAGCAGAACTAAAGTTATTAATAAGATAAAATTGTGAACGATTTTCAGGGTTAAATACCTGTTCGGCTTCATTAGCAAAAGTACGACGGAAAGCTAGACTAGTGGTAAAGTCTACATCTACACCAGCAAAAAAGCCATTTGGCAAGTATTGAATACCTTTAGCAAAAAATAGCGAACCACCTGCATCTTGTTGAACAGGGAGGTTTTCTTGGTCAAAAAGTCTGTCAACAACGCTAAAAGTTCCTATTTTTATAGAAGAAAGTTCATCAGGACGAGCGCGAAAAGTTGTGCCAAATCCTACACCACGCTTAGTATAAATATCTGTGGTAAATAGTACATCAGCACTACGGCCTAGGGTTTGATAGTAGGCATTTCGGAAAAACCTGCCAGTTTGAGTAGAATTTCCTGTTGTTGGAATAAGGAAACCTGATTGACGTTCACGTTTGCCTATAGGTATAGCTACATAAGGAAGATAAAAAAGAGGGATATTCTTAAACTTAAACAAACCCCCCTTTACAGAGGCCGTTTTATTAATTTGTAAGCCTATGCGATCGCTTGCAAACTTCCAAGCAGGGGTGGCTTGTTCGCAAGCAGTAATACTAGCACCATGTAAAACATAGGAATCTAGACCAGTTTTTTCTACTCGTTCAGCTACAAAATTTAAAGTTGCGCCGTCGGATGTTTGATCTGTAAAGCCTTGAGCCTCATAGAAAGTGCCTTTACGGGTATAAATATTTAGGCTAGCTTTTTGTGCTGTTATTCGTTGTTGTGAGTCTGGGTCATAAATTACATTTCCTTCTGCTTCTGCATCACCGCTAACAGTATTAAAAATTACCTTATCAGCTTGTAATTTGCTTGTGCCGTAATTAATAACTACATAACCAGTAGCAATATAAGTGTCACCTTCTCTACGTTGCTCATCTGATTCAATAATTGCTTCTAGGTTTGCTACAGCAGTTTCTATTTTAGGTTGTTGGCTGTTAGTGTCGCTAGTGTCTTTGCTAGCGTTATTTTCCTCGTTATTTTTATTATTTTTACGTGCTTGGCGGGACTGTCTACGTCGTTCTTTTTCGCTTAAAGAGGGGTTTTCTTTTGGATCTTGTTGTAAAGATTGGATTAAATAGTGGTTTGAATGTGTAGAAGATGTTGGAGGATCATTTTTAGGATCTTCTAAAAGAGTTTTAGCAGTCACATTAAAATGTAAAGCAAAAATAAGAACAAACGACAGAATAACTAAACGGCGGCCAAACAGAACTTGCATAAGTAGGCTTCCAACGCTTTCTCTTTAACTAATTATTTTTTCTGGCTTAGGTAGCAAATCTTATCACGTGATTTAAGATATTCACAACTAACTAAAACCTTGTTTGAAAGAGTAAGGTTCAATTAGTTATTAATACTAGTTAACAAAAAAATACCCTAGCTTGAGCTAGGGTATTAGCCTTACTAAATTTTCAATTTTTAATTGAAGGGATAGGAGAAAAATGGAAAGTAGAAAGTAGAAAACTATTTAATGTGATAATTCATGATTGCGGCATTTATCTCCGCTAGGTACTACATTGACTGTTGGGCTATTGATCTCAAATGCTGTATTAGTATCATCTGTTAAACTATAAACATCAAAACCAAAGGAATCAAAATAAGTAGTTAGGTCAAGTGTAGAAGAGAGGTAAAGCGACTGAGGTTGACCGTAATATTCACATATTTCAAGCAATCTTTCTACTACTTCAATAGGAGCAAAATGTTCTTTAGGATCTTTGAAACTTGCCATGTCTGTATCTCCTCTCTGTAATTCTATGATTTATAAATCAAACTAGTCTTAAATGTTACGCGCTTTTGAGATGCTAGTAAATAAGGGCCAGTTGCTTTTTGGATAAGATTTGTTAAAAAGTTTCCTAGTCTAAAACATAGTAAGATAAATATTTTAGATAAAATTGCAGTAGGAATTTACATTAGCTTATTTGGTGGCTTAATTTAATTAATGATTCTAGTTTTGCAAGTGCTTTTCCTTGGCGGATGGCTTCTTTTGCAAGTGATACAGCCAATGTTAAGCTATTAGCCTTATCACAAAGATATAATACAGCAGCAGCATTAGCAAGAATTACATTGGTAAGGCTATCTTGTCTATGACCTGAAAGAATTTCTTTAAGGATATGGGCGTTTTGTGTTGCATTACCACCAACGATTGATGTTGGAATAACAGGATCGAAACCAAAATCTGCTGGAGAGAGTTCAAGTAAACTTACTATACCTTTATTAACAGATGCTACATGGGTAATACCAGTTAAAGTAATTTCATCTAGTCCATCAGAGCCATAAACTACCCAAGCGCGTTCAGTGCCTAGTTTAGCAAGGACTTGAGCGCATTTTTCAGCAGCAGATTTAGAATAAACGCCTACTAGTTGACGAGGAGTTTTAGCAGGGTTAGTTAGTGGCCCAAGTAGGTTAAAAGCAGTTCTTACTCCTAGTTGACGGCGAATTTCAGCAACTCTTTTTGTAGCACTATGAAAAGCAGGAGCAAACATAAAACAAATACCAATTTGATCTAAACAGCGAGCCGCTATTTCTGGACTAAGCATTATGTTTACACCTAATTGACTTAAGATATCAGCACTACCACATAGACTGGAAACAGCACGGTTTCCATGTTTTGCTACAGGAATGCCAGCAGCAGCAATAACAAAAGCTGCTGCCGTAGAAATATTAAATGTTCCTTGTCCATCTCCGCCTGTTCCAGAAGTATCAACAAAAAGTTGGTGTTTAATGTTAAAAGTGCTAGCACGTTGCCGCATTACTGTGGCAAAACCAGTTAATTCTTCTACGGTTTCGCCTTTCATTGCTAAAGCAATCAAGAGCGCGGAAATTTGAGCATCTGTAACCTCGCCATCAATAATTTCATTTAGTACTAAAATAGCTTGGTCTTGGCTTAGGTGTTTTCCTGCCATCACTTGTTTAATTAGATCTTTGATCATTTGCTGATGTCCAATAAATAATTTACTGATTTATAAGGTAATAAAGTTTTTAAGAAGTTGTTTACCATTATTAGTCATAATTGATTCAGGATGAAATTGTACACCTTCACAAACAAAACGCCGATGTCTAAGGCCCATTACTATACCATCTGGAGTTGTGGCAGAAACTTCTAAATCTGGTGGTATTGCATCACGATCTACAACTAAGGAATGATAACGAGTTGCACGAAAACGATATT
Coding sequences:
- a CDS encoding LPS-assembly protein LptD codes for the protein MQVLFGRRLVILSFVLIFALHFNVTAKTLLEDPKNDPPTSSTHSNHYLIQSLQQDPKENPSLSEKERRRQSRQARKNNKNNEENNASKDTSDTNSQQPKIETAVANLEAIIESDEQRREGDTYIATGYVVINYGTSKLQADKVIFNTVSGDAEAEGNVIYDPDSQQRITAQKASLNIYTRKGTFYEAQGFTDQTSDGATLNFVAERVEKTGLDSYVLHGASITACEQATPAWKFASDRIGLQINKTASVKGGLFKFKNIPLFYLPYVAIPIGKRERQSGFLIPTTGNSTQTGRFFRNAYYQTLGRSADVLFTTDIYTKRGVGFGTTFRARPDELSSIKIGTFSVVDRLFDQENLPVQQDAGGSLFFAKGIQYLPNGFFAGVDVDFTTSLAFRRTFANEAEQVFNPENRSQFYLINNFSSAGANYSFNMLAEGKSDTVFNNGAFLDPLSDRNTDVTVRHLPSLELTGYGQQVANLPLYLSFNTAIEGLYRRERLNQAITFITPSIVQRFDMSPKLTLVVPDLAGWIIRPEFSLRSTYYTSSLRTISPDIPLVPSISRNQLSPDNIFRKYAEFSLNIRPPSLSKIYTNSDGSPKFKHVIEPTFTYHKISGVDNFAQIIRFDERDTVANTNEIEYGVINRFFVPKQTSDGRINTHEVLSIALTQKYFFDPDFGGALKPGVRNQFFPINTLSGFTFGSQRRDFSPLNVNVRYRPLNTISADMRMDYDTERNKVRNFSIGTSYSQRNFSISQRYFKISSLQTAPGQIEPGTFPGSLLVTGISLGNEARGYYGGGTFTYDFTDRIDTITGVRTRAGLRRSTSYFGYACDCGSVELNLTTINVNGFSETRVSFSFSLSGIGSFGTNQNR
- the trpD gene encoding anthranilate phosphoribosyltransferase, which gives rise to MIKDLIKQVMAGKHLSQDQAILVLNEIIDGEVTDAQISALLIALAMKGETVEELTGFATVMRQRASTFNIKHQLFVDTSGTGGDGQGTFNISTAAAFVIAAAGIPVAKHGNRAVSSLCGSADILSQLGVNIMLSPEIAARCLDQIGICFMFAPAFHSATKRVAEIRRQLGVRTAFNLLGPLTNPAKTPRQLVGVYSKSAAEKCAQVLAKLGTERAWVVYGSDGLDEITLTGITHVASVNKGIVSLLELSPADFGFDPVIPTSIVGGNATQNAHILKEILSGHRQDSLTNVILANAAAVLYLCDKANSLTLAVSLAKEAIRQGKALAKLESLIKLSHQIS
- a CDS encoding GNAT family N-acetyltransferase → MSVPDYTIRRCENFEDYEKCMELQRKVWHTTDLEITPARIYIISQNSGGFLIGAFTENNELLAFLHSFAGVDPQNQPIYYSHMLAVVPEYRNSGLGRELKLWQRIEAIKRQFKKVTWTFDPLRSLNAHFNINKLGCIVKEYKVNFYGTGNTSIFDAGIESDRLKAEWWVDSERVEKAIQGENPAIDLSSPYVEIPTDISIIRGDSLAVTKEWRLRVRKDFQAMFDKGLVCTGFARGQQDQFSRYYFSKSNSIF